One window of Aerococcus tenax genomic DNA carries:
- a CDS encoding ABC transporter ATP-binding protein has protein sequence MIKIDHVTKSFDHHKGIFDISLEVADGQVMGFIGPNGAGKSTTIRHLMGFLKADKGTLTINGLDCWREADQVKEGLGYLPGEIVFPSGLSAHDFLAMQREIHRHQDTRLAEDLIDRFQLNMAIPIHKMSKGMKQKLALVACFMCDPDIIILDEPSTGLDPLMQEELIQLLREEKAKGKTIFLSSHVLEEIERIADEICIIKEGRIVKKLDIDQLHAEMKEFLQVTLKDDKPLAPVLAGIEDLGQQTYRIPLEGDYNALLRELAQHDIADLRGQAVTLRELFQKYYREGD, from the coding sequence TTGATTAAAATCGATCATGTGACCAAGTCTTTTGACCACCATAAGGGAATTTTTGATATTAGCCTGGAGGTGGCGGACGGTCAGGTTATGGGCTTTATTGGGCCCAATGGGGCAGGGAAGTCGACGACCATTCGCCATTTGATGGGCTTTTTAAAGGCCGATAAGGGAACTTTGACCATCAATGGCTTGGATTGCTGGCGGGAAGCTGACCAGGTCAAGGAGGGCTTGGGTTATTTACCCGGGGAAATTGTCTTTCCCAGTGGATTGTCCGCTCATGATTTTCTAGCCATGCAAAGGGAAATCCACCGCCATCAGGATACCCGCCTAGCCGAAGATTTAATTGATCGCTTTCAATTGAATATGGCTATTCCTATTCATAAGATGTCCAAGGGGATGAAGCAGAAACTGGCCTTGGTGGCTTGTTTTATGTGTGATCCGGACATTATTATCCTCGATGAACCCAGCACCGGACTTGATCCGCTCATGCAAGAAGAATTGATCCAGCTTTTAAGAGAAGAAAAGGCCAAGGGCAAAACCATCTTCCTCTCTTCCCATGTCTTGGAAGAAATTGAACGGATCGCCGATGAAATCTGTATTATCAAAGAAGGTCGGATCGTGAAAAAGTTGGATATTGACCAGCTCCATGCCGAAATGAAGGAATTCCTGCAGGTGACCTTAAAGGATGATAAGCCATTAGCTCCTGTCTTAGCGGGGATTGAGGATTTAGGTCAGCAGACCTACCGAATTCCCCTCGAGGGTGATTATAATGCCCTCCTTAGGGAACTGGCCCAACATGATATTGCTGATTTACGTGGCCAAGCGGTGACCTTACGCGAGCTTTTCCAAAAATATTACCGGGAGGGGGATTAA